Below is a genomic region from Anaerolineae bacterium.
AGCCGGTGGCCATGGTGGTCAAGGTGCTCAGCGGGCGACGGCCACGCGAGTACCTCCCGTATGGCCTGCTCTGGTCGGCCGTTTACGGGATCATCGGCCTGGCCGCGTTGGTCGTGCTGCTCCAACAAGGGCATGTTTACCTGCTCTGGCTGCTGCCGCCGGGCATCCTGGTGTTCGCCTGGCATCTGATGCTGGTCGCCCGGCGAAACGAACGGCGGCAAATCGGAGTGGAGATCGTGGCCAGCGGGGTTCTGGCCCTGGCCGCCCCGGCGGCTTACTGGATGCCTTACAACGGCCCCCAGCCCGCGGGCTGGCTGCTGTGGCTGCTGGCCTGGCTCCAATCGGCGGCCTCCATTGTGTTCGTCTACCTGCGCCTGGAACAGCGCAGTTGGGCCGAAGTGCCGCCTTTGGAGGAGCGATTCAACGCCGGCCATCGCGCCCTGATGTACGCCGGGTTCAATGTGGTCCTGGCGCTGGTGCTGGGCCTGAGCCGCTCCATCCCCCCCTGGGTGTGGCTGGCGTACCTGGTCCAGTTCGCCGAAGTGCTCTGGGGCACCTGGCACCCGGCCGTGAAGTGGCGGCCCAGCCGCATCGGTATCCGCCAAATGGTGGTCAGCACGCTGTTCACCCTGGTGTTCATCCTGACCTGGCGGATGGGATGACAAAAGCTGACAGGCTCGCTGGCCCGTCCGTCTCCTTTTCAACGCAAGGCGCCACGCCTCGCGCAGCCCTTCGTCCGGGCAGGGATGACAACCAACGGACGG
It encodes:
- a CDS encoding YwiC-like family protein, with translation MRDFRKHRLVALPQEHGAWTFLLSPLFIGLFAGKHWTPDIGYLLLGLLAAFFMRQPVAMVVKVLSGRRPREYLPYGLLWSAVYGIIGLAALVVLLQQGHVYLLWLLPPGILVFAWHLMLVARRNERRQIGVEIVASGVLALAAPAAYWMPYNGPQPAGWLLWLLAWLQSAASIVFVYLRLEQRSWAEVPPLEERFNAGHRALMYAGFNVVLALVLGLSRSIPPWVWLAYLVQFAEVLWGTWHPAVKWRPSRIGIRQMVVSTLFTLVFILTWRMG